Genomic DNA from Carnobacterium divergens DSM 20623:
GTAATTAATTGGGCGTAAAAAACCGAAGCCTTCTTGCGATACAATATCCAAGACCCCTTCTGCGATAAAAAAACCTTGCTTTTCTTCTTGCATTCTCAATACAGCTAATGAGAGTTCTTTTTTGTTCATTTGACTATAGTATGGAATTTTAAATGCCTTTGCAAATCCGTAAATCTCTTTTAATGTTTTATTCTCTAGTTCTGCTAATGTTAATAAATCGCCCATATACGTAACTCCTATTAGTTTTCGATTTCACTCATTTTAATATCTGCACCTAAATTGGTTAATTTTTCAACAATGTTGTCATAGCCTCGTAAGATGTTTTCTACTCCGGTAATCGTTGTTGTGCCTTCTGCCATTAATCCCGCTGTTACTAGGCATGCTCCTGCTCTTAAATCACTTGCTTCTACTTCTACGCCTTTCAAAATGGCTGGTCCTTCTAGTAAAATCATATCGCTTTCTACTCGTGCATTTGCTCCCATTCTTACTAACTCAGGGATGTGCTTAACGCGTTTGGGATAGATGGTGTCCACAATCGTACCTTCTCCTTGCGCTTTTAGTAGTAGCGGCGTTAGGGGTTGTTGTAAATCTGTTGCAAATCCTGGATATGGCAAGGTTTTAACGCTAACCATCTTTAAGTTTTTAGCTTCTAAGACACGAATGCTATCTTCGCCGATTTCCATTGGAACGCCCATTTCTTGCATTTTAGCGATTAATCCTTCTAAATGTTCAAAAATAACATTTTTAATAACAACATCCGTTCCAACTGCTCCTGCTATGGATAAGTACGTTCCGGCTTCAATTCGATCAGGAATTACGGTGTGACGACAGCCGTGCAGTTCTTCTACGCCTTCAATTCGAATTACATCGGTTCCGGCACCTCTAACTTTTCCACCCATATTGTTTAGCAAGGTTGCCACATCAATAATTTCAGGCTCGCGGGCA
This window encodes:
- a CDS encoding UDP-N-acetylglucosamine 1-carboxyvinyltransferase; protein product: MKKLVINGGKPLSGELTISGAKNSTVALIPAAILADSPVTLEGVPDIQDVHSLIEILTIMGVEVDFKGSTLTIDPTNMVSIPMPSGKIKSLRASYYFMGALLTKYGQGVVGLPGGCFLGPRPIDQHIKGFEALGATVDNEMGAMYLRTSEEGLVGARVYLDVVSIGATINLMLAAVKAKGKTIIENAAREPEIIDVATLLNNMGGKVRGAGTDVIRIEGVEELHGCRHTVIPDRIEAGTYLSIAGAVGTDVVIKNVIFEHLEGLIAKMQEMGVPMEIGEDSIRVLEAKNLKMVSVKTLPYPGFATDLQQPLTPLLLKAQGEGTIVDTIYPKRVKHIPELVRMGANARVESDMILLEGPAILKGVEVEASDLRAGACLVTAGLMAEGTTTITGVENILRGYDNIVEKLTNLGADIKMSEIEN